In Plectropomus leopardus isolate mb chromosome 17, YSFRI_Pleo_2.0, whole genome shotgun sequence, the DNA window AAGGTTGgatgtgtttgaatgtttatgttgtgtgtgtgtgtgtgtgtgtttgactatGTTGCTTCTGTCAGCCTTTTGAATGTGATTTGTGTGTCATTTGAACTTCACAGGTCAGCGGGGCCGAGCagaaggtggtggtggtgtCGGTGTCTCCGCAGTCCAGAGCGTCTCTGGCAGCTCACTTTGACCTCAGCAGCAGTGAGGCAGGCAGGAGGCTTACAGCTTTCTTCAAAAGCCTTGGTAAGATCACTTTTTTCTGGTCTATTTAAGTCACAAAACTCAAAGTAAAACAGGAATTAAAAATGAGAGGTCGATTTAGTCACTTCTGAAGATAATTATCGTTATTGCAGGGGTTCATCATGTGTTTGAAACAAGCTTTAGTCGGACCTTCAGCCTGCTGGAGAGCCAGAGAGAGTTCGTGGAACGTTTCCAGAGGAGGGAGCAGGACAGCAAGGGTCTTCCCATGCTGACATCAGCCTGTCCAGGTATACCACTAAAAAGCCAGGTTGCTTAATACTGGAGCGTCCTGCCATGCTGGACTTTGTTGTGCATCATcctcattttgtctctttcattTCTTGTCAGCTCTCCACTGTCCAAGCTTTaggtgtttggtttttttaggCAGATTTTTACACCCAAGTATCTGGAGCCAATAATGGTATTTGCAGCTGTGATGGAAAACCCAATGTATCTGTTTACACCTGGGtgtatataataaaaacaacaacaacaataataataataaaatacgcTAATGTTGACTTATATAGGGCTCAAAAACGAGTGTCCTGTATCTAATTTCTTTGCTTGACCCGTTTATCCACCATGTCTTTCTCATGCGACAGACTGTGTTGCTCTTTGTACTGTGTCTCCTGACTTTCTTGCTTTAcatgtgatttgttttatttttattttttggtaattttaccAATTCATTGTCAGAGAATGTCCAAGATTGGCTGGTATTGGCCTTACAATGGCCTCTTTTCCCTAACTTGAACTATCTCCTACCTTGACACGTCAACAACGTTATAGCTAATCACAGCACATAGTGTGATCCAAAATAATGCAATATAGGTATGGTGTCGAAAAAACTGCCGTGTGACTATTCTCACCCGGGTGCAAATTTTATACGGCAGCCAAACTATTTTCATATACTTAAATTCTCGCAATATAAAACTCAATGGATTAATATAATGTTTAAGTTCaataaaacatcattaaattGTAGGTAGCTGTGTTAAAGGAGGAACCAAATTGGTGTTGGACCACATAACAGCAGCATCAGTCACTATAGTGTAATAATACTTACATTTCTGATATCAGTATTTGCACAAAGACATCTCCTATTGctcatgtctctgtgtctgtgtctgtctctgtgtgtgtctctgtgtgtgtctcgcTCAGGCTGGATTTGCTATGCAGAGAAGACCCACGGGGAGTTCATTCTTCCATACATTAGTACCACTCGCTCACCCCAGGCGATGATGGGCTCTCTGGTTAAAGGATATTTTGCTGAACAAGAGGTACAGTTACACCTGCACATCAGacattggcttcactttttattatgtcttttatcGAATAACGAATTTccactgagctgtgtgtgtgtgtgtgtgtgtgtgtgtgtgtgtgtgtgtgtgtgttgttaggGGTTAAGTCCACACCAGATCTACCATGTGGCAGTAATGCCGTGCTTTGACAAGAAACTTGAGGCCTCGAGGTCAGACTTCTACCTGGATAAAGCTGAGACTCGAGAAGTAGATTGTGTCATCACATCCGGTACAGTAACTGCTCTTTTTATACTCTTTGTATGAATTTGGAGTATCTTGTCTTTTACACTTTTCTCACGATCGTATAGGAGAAGTTCAGAAAATGCTTGAGGAGAAAAATGTGTCTCTTAACGACGTGGAACCTGTACCCCCAGACACGATGTAAGTTGTgtagcattttgtttttgttagccATAGAAAGCATTTTCAGAAGAATACATGAACTCACGCACTACATATGAATCCAGGTTCAGCAGTGTGAGTGGGGGTGAGTACCTGAGTCATGCAGGCAGCGGGTCAGGGGGTTACCTCCATCATGTCTTCACCTATGCTGCCAAGGAGCTGTAcggagaggaggtgaaggagctCACCTACAAAACCCTCAGGTGAGTCTGTCTCAGCAGCTTTAAGAAGCGTCACTGCTTCGTGGTAATTTGTGGAGCCTCATTATACCTGGAACAATAAAGCTTGAATTCAGTATGGATGAAGAACTGCTCCAGTTCAATTATCCCAGAATAGCTTTCCGTGAAGATTATGTTTAATTATAATGTCACTTAACCAGGATTCTAGCTCACTGATTTTGTGTTAGAAGCTTTAAATGCCAAATGCTGAAGCCTACTGCCGCTGTTTTCCCATTTCAACCCCTCTGCCACAGGAATAAAGACTTCCAGGAAGTCTCTCTAGAGAAAGATGGGAAAGTCCTATTGTGCTTCGCATTCACATACGGCTTCCGCAACATCCAAAACCTGGTGCAGAAACTCAAGAGAGGAAAGTCGCCTTACCACTTTGTAGAAGTTATGGCCTGCCCATCAGGTAAAGTGAAATACGAGGAGgtaaacttttcttttatgtcCGCCAGGACACTTGGGCTCCATTGGTACAGCACATATTTGACACGTCAGAAAGTGTTTACTACCACCACGTTTTTTACTAAAACTGGCCTCACTTTTACACCAACATAGACGGGTTCAGTTCTGGATAAATTGGAATCTTCCAGAGCATTTCAAGCCAAAATGAATTAATTCGGACTCAAAAAGTTGGTTCCCAGTCGGagcccaaaaacagcagcttttccAGTGGATAACTAAAATGGATAACTGCAACCTGCACAATCGTCCCACCAGCACTGGTATACTAATTtgacatttgcaagaaaatCTAAGTGAAAAACCCAGCATGTGTCCACTTACCTCTCGTTATTCTTCAGGCTGTCTAAACGGCGGCGGACAGGTGAAGCCCAAACCTGGTCAGAACCCGAAGGAGCTTCTCCAGAAGGTCGACGAGCTCTATAAGGCGGAGCAGTCCCTCTCGCCGGAAGATGACGCCCGCGTGGCCGAGCTGTACCAGTCCTGGCTCCAGAGCATCGGGGAGAAGAGAGCCAAagagctgctgcacacacagtaCCACGCTGTGGAGAAGATGACAAACGGGCTCACTATGAAGTGGTGAAAGCAGCTTTTGCACGGTCCGtgattagcaaaaaaaattttCAGCAAGCACTGACAACAGAACCGTCCGAATACATGTGactatttctgtctctctttaaaGAGAAGGGTTATGTGAAAAGTTTAATATAAGCTGGTATGCAGTGTGCCAATAACCCTTTAAACTACCTGATTCTTTGTGGAAAAGTTGTGTGCCTGAGAAAGTGGAAGACTGAGAGCAGAGATAATAGACACAATGATGAGCCAAATGCTCTCATCATTTGCACCTACACCGCTGACTGTCCTTTCAGTTGGGAATCATTTGTGTGGGACCTGTTACACTTTGAAAATGTAAGCCAACTGAACACAAAGCAAAATATAATCATTCCTTGTTTATTTAACCTTATGGttatatattgaaaaataaagattttatttaattgtagccatttgttttgtatttttttttaaagatgtccAACAGAGTAGTGGTTCAGACTCTTTTATTGAATAACCTGACTTTGCTGTACAATTATACGCTCTCACAAAGTGAGGTTTTACTCACTTTGGGATTAAAAGCAGCAATTTACATTCATAATGTTGTACACTGCAGGTTTTTTTCTAGTCTTGTACAATTTATGAGTGCAACATGTCAGACTCATGTTTCAAAATACTGTGTGTAACGTACAGTGAATCAAAATTATACACAAATTTacttaaattgtattttacagTAAGTTAACTGTGTGGCGTCCAACTGCAACAGTACGCAAGAGAGTGCCTGTGCAATTTATAAACAGTATGTCTGAActgaaattagtgaaaaataaagaaattagaAACTTTCTTGTACAAATAAGACTAAAAGAAAGGTTATTTCCCCCCCCCAgaactgtttttaaagcaataaatacacaaaaatcaccttaaaatctctttttttgtaatggaaATTGGTATTAGCAGACATTACCAGGTGCAGTTTGTTTGTGCATAACAGACTGAGAGATCAGCCCTTAAATTCATTTAGCTTTTAGAGATAATAGTTGAAAGCAGCTTTAAACTGGCCTCTGTGCAGACATTGTTTCATTAACACACACAGGGGTCGAACAGGTTCGCAACAGAATAAATTGGTTAAATTCAAGGTTAAAGGAACACACAAGACCCTACAGTCTTGTGTGTTGCTGCATTCAGGTGTTTCACTGTTCCTCCTTGATAGGTGAGGATGTCACATGTTCTGATCTCTGAAACTGGATCTCAGGGTCTGAGGAGCCCCCACTCCAGAGCCAACATGACTTGAGGAGGAAGTCTTTCCTTGGGCTTCTTAAACTTGTCTTTTTCCTTCCGGAGGACCCTCAGCACCTCTATGGGGTCCGTCTTCCCCGTGAACTTTTGTACTCCCTCCTCCCTAAAGTAAAGAATTAGGAATACAAAGAAATGTTAACAACTAAAACTGGAAACGTATTCACCAATCTGTCAAGTAGACTAATGATTCAAATGAGTTTATATCATGCTGATACACAGTGATTCGTCATTAAAACAGTGGCAAACTTTATATATGTTGTGTACTGATAATGTTACAAGAAGCAGCAGATAAGTGCATAGTCAAAGTACGTCCATGTCAAAACAGAATTGTCTCAGTGGAAgtagtatttcactgctggaaagattttcataaaactgggctgccTAGGTaggaaaatgcaaatacttttgacatTAGTGCCTcatgatcagagaaaacagacataaagggcctacaactaccagaatgcactgcaccacaccgAACCAATAAACGTTCTCACTGGTGGTCGATGTAAGGCGAGCTTGTCcgttttgacacaggaaacaatatggtggaCGGTTTATAACAAACGAAATAAATATTAGTACAACAGAtagctaaaatgtgtttctgaaaacatttgaggtgagaaatgtgataatatgcaactcagtgacagaatcttggtttatatttgatcaacgCTGCTGAGTATAAATATTCAAACTCACGAGAGGCGAAGAAAAGGGTTGTACTCAAACTCCTCCATCAGGGTGGATGGCACTGTGGGtttgtcatcatcatctctAGCCTGCAGGCACAAAGAATGTTAGACAATGCAGGAAtttaaatatcaataaacatgtctgtattaaaatgataagaccaaaacaattatttatttatccactAGTTGTGTAGACGTGCCTGAGATAGCTTATATTActaggaactgcagtttttggcacttggaggttgctgcttgggtTTGGTCTTTTGTTTACAAtatcaaacacagaaaatatctgctttatttttttaagcattttttaattgtattactCACCCGGGCCCAGCTCAGCATCTCTTTAACCTTTTCATTCTCTGGCTCCACCAGCATGGCAAACTTCAAGTTCTTAATGGTGTACTCGTGTCCACAGAATACCTTCTACAGATAAACAAAGCATGATTTAAAGTCAGGAATCCTGgaaaactcacacacatatgATCAAGAAAAGCTGCATGCACAGCTGCAAATATTAGACAATGTATTGGGTTCATGGTAATGGCAAGGACCCAGACAAACAACACAGGCACTCAGATAAATTTACCAACTTAATGTGggcaacataaaaatgctgGTGATGACTCTGAGCtgaaacatgattatttttgttttgctcacaAGTACATTTATCTGTAAGTGCCAGTGTTCTGTTGATTTAAACTCACACACATGGCCGTAGAGTTTAGGCTTTGTGCTATTTTTGAGACCTTTTGTACTACGAATGCAGAAAAGAGAGCCAAACTGCACTCAATCCCCTCATTGTACGTGTGTTTACTCATCGTTGTGACTCAGTCTTACACCAGCTCTTATCTGAGGTCATGTTAGCTGTCGTTAACCCCTTCAGGGCTGCACATAGTCAGGACAAATATCTTTTATTCATACTAACCGTGTCTTGGGGTAGGGAGCCGAGCACCTGTGTGAGATTGTGGTGCATCTGCTCTGCTGTACCCTCCAAAAAACGACCGCATCCACCGATAAACAACGTATCCCCTGACAACCAAAAAATAGGACAAGTGGAGGCAAAGGGCGGCCGTCAGTCCCTGTCATTCCGCACgacaacaacaatgaacaaTGTGCTGCTCGACAAGGATTCATATCTCTAGCCACTCAATATGAAGTCATTTAGCCACGTGAAGCGACAGTGCATTTTTGCTGTCACACAGTGAGTGATCTGTAAATAGTGAGCAAAAATGAACTTCTCAGATTTCAACTGGTTCACCAGCTCTTTATGTTTACAGACAAAGACCTGTGAACACAGCAGGGGCGTCAGTGCACTCATCCTCCCAAACAAAGTAGCACATGTGACCAGAGGTATGGCAGGGAGTAAATAGGCACCTCACATTGATGGAGTTAAACTGCAAATGGAGAAAACACAATATCAAAAGACAACAAGGCAgaggcaaaacaagaaaaactgtatttttgtgaatttatgTTGAGATCATATCTGGAGACATTTGACCGTTGCTTGTGGGTACCTTGAGTTCCTGTGCGTCGGTGACTTTGTCTGTCAGACCTCCGATCCGATCGTCTCCCCCATACACCCTCAGCCCGGGAACCTCCTTTAGCAGAGCCTCGTTCCCCCGAGCATGGTCCCTGATCAGTTAAAAATGGGTTAATTAATTAACTTGTGATTTGTTCGGGTGTTCTGATGTTTCTGATTTAACAGTCTTACCAGTGATGATGCGTGGTGAGGATGGCTGTCAGAGACAAGCCCTCCCTCTTCACTATTTctagcagctttaaaaaaaaaaaaaaagaaaaaaatttatttcTGTTAGCAACAATTCACGTATGTATGTAACTGTTGCTTAATTGAcaagataataataaacaattgtattttaattgattATTCACAAATACACCAAAGAGTAGTCGATAATCAAACTAAcctaacatttaatttattgttagTATGTACAATTACTGTGGTTTTCTCCTATTCTGTCTTAATATTAGGCTTACAGTATTACAGTAGAGTTTAGTATAACAGTTCcaaggtatatatatatatatatatatatacatatattatatatatatatataaaacaatccTTTCTCACTATTgtaggggaggaggaggtgagagatACATCAGAGGATGCACTAAAGATAAACActaatcaataaaaacaaattaagtaacttaaagcaataaaataaaatagtttgggggttttttttgttttaaatttatgcaaacagacaaaaaaaaaaatcagatcacaATAATAATGTGCACCACGTGTCTCACCCGGTGTGGGACAGCAGGGTCCACAGCTATGGCCTGTTTACTCTGCTCCTCAATCACCAGGTACATGTAGTTGTCCTCCAGGATGGAGATCACCTTTACCTTCATGGTACCCTCAAACGCATGCGCAGCACCGCGCGCGACACTTCAGGAAGAGTTTGATTACTCAACATTAGGCTACTAATATCACCCAGCTATCACGTGCACTCCATATTAATTATCACTGACACTGTTAAGCATTAAGTTAGCTATTAAAAGCATGATAGTGTAACTCCTCTGTCAGCAGCGCCGGCGTTAAAACTCGCTCTGATTCGGCTGATGTGtcattaaactgaatattttacacAGCTCGAACATGATTGACGATTTGAATGATCTACACACGTCAATAACAACGTATTTACCTTCGCTTAGCTGTTTCCGATGAGGGTGTTTAATCGTTGTCCGCTTGTGATGctctaaaaattattatttacatcGCGCATTCAGACTGGGAGTTATCGCGACATCATCGAGCCAAACATGTCAAATCCAAGACATTTTAATCGAGCCGGAAACATTCAACAATGTGTATCAGCCTGTGGTCATCAGATATTTTAAGCACTTGGTAAggagttatgttttttaattttggcttaggggagggaaATCCAACTTTACAGTGgccatattttgtatttattttaaatgcaaaaactgtatttatttatactctctctttctctctctctctctctctcacacacactcacactctctcacacacacacacacacatatacatacataattctaaatcttatttaaaataaaaacaaaatatggtcAATATCTGAAGTGCCTCTCCGTTTTGCACCAAATAAATTAAGGTCATAAATTACtttgcaattattttattatgtttatatatgtgtgtgtatgtgtttgtgtttgtttgtgtgtgtgtgtgtgtgtgtgtgtgtgtgtgtgtgtgtgtgtgtagatttgcttaaatgtaacactttttattacaaaaaataatttcaaaatgataaaaatatatctgGATGTAAAATACTATGGAATGAAACATTAGTCATTATTTATTACAATTCTAAATTACTCAAGAACTCatagtacttaagtacaattctGAGGTACTCTACTTGAATATATCA includes these proteins:
- the narfl gene encoding cytosolic Fe-S cluster assembly factor narfl, which gives rise to MASQFSGVLQLTDLDDFITPSQGCVKPVKIEKKQGKSVAKIQIEDDGSYVQVNQDGGKQKLEKAKISLNDCLACSGCITSAESVLITQQSHEELFKVLHNNKVSGAEQKVVVVSVSPQSRASLAAHFDLSSSEAGRRLTAFFKSLGVHHVFETSFSRTFSLLESQREFVERFQRREQDSKGLPMLTSACPGWICYAEKTHGEFILPYISTTRSPQAMMGSLVKGYFAEQEGLSPHQIYHVAVMPCFDKKLEASRSDFYLDKAETREVDCVITSGEVQKMLEEKNVSLNDVEPVPPDTMFSSVSGGEYLSHAGSGSGGYLHHVFTYAAKELYGEEVKELTYKTLRNKDFQEVSLEKDGKVLLCFAFTYGFRNIQNLVQKLKRGKSPYHFVEVMACPSGCLNGGGQVKPKPGQNPKELLQKVDELYKAEQSLSPEDDARVAELYQSWLQSIGEKRAKELLHTQYHAVEKMTNGLTMKW
- the hagh gene encoding hydroxyacylglutathione hydrolase, mitochondrial, giving the protein MKVKVISILEDNYMYLVIEEQSKQAIAVDPAVPHRLLEIVKREGLSLTAILTTHHHWDHARGNEALLKEVPGLRVYGGDDRIGGLTDKVTDAQELKFNSINVRCLFTPCHTSGHMCYFVWEDECTDAPAVFTGDTLFIGGCGRFLEGTAEQMHHNLTQVLGSLPQDTKVFCGHEYTIKNLKFAMLVEPENEKVKEMLSWARARDDDDKPTVPSTLMEEFEYNPFLRLSEEGVQKFTGKTDPIEVLRVLRKEKDKFKKPKERLPPQVMLALEWGLLRP